A single genomic interval of Metamycoplasma salivarium harbors:
- a CDS encoding CNNM domain-containing protein, with protein MDPLQIKYIWGTIALLALLVLSAIFSSCETAYTTLSPAKIETMVDNKERGAKLIKKHHLFFNRTLSTILIGNNLVNILASVLFSYMLSSTALSGGMQVIISTCVMTPVIVLFSEVIPKLVAKAHPVGVVKTFYWYIEALYWIFFPLTYPISKMGKKIYITNTEEDVRSLLEVAKEEGVLEQNESSMAQNALDLDSTKVSQHYIKLKNVDYINWQSSMQEALDKFKETNYSRLPIEKDDNLIGILLLKDIFFLQKGNIMNYIKNVPNVSANSILSLALEKMRQARAQMAFVVENNNSDKVIGIITIEDIIEEVVGEIYDEYDTDEMIYEISLEKSRARGNVLMKTLWKQLEFEEEFDLTLSEDEEKMTLSEWIEKQLNHSLRVNSKLEYQDKITFKVLSKKNTKKKYDVIEIDWGN; from the coding sequence ATGGATCCCTTACAGATTAAATATATATGAGGAACAATCGCTTTATTAGCATTGTTAGTTTTAAGTGCAATTTTTTCTTCTTGTGAAACAGCTTATACAACGTTAAGTCCAGCAAAAATCGAGACAATGGTTGATAATAAAGAACGTGGTGCGAAATTAATTAAAAAGCATCATTTATTTTTCAACCGTACATTAAGTACAATCTTAATTGGAAACAACTTAGTTAACATTTTAGCTTCTGTTTTATTTTCTTATATGTTAAGTAGTACTGCATTATCAGGCGGTATGCAAGTTATTATTTCTACATGCGTTATGACACCAGTAATCGTTTTATTTTCTGAAGTAATTCCAAAACTTGTAGCAAAAGCACATCCTGTTGGAGTTGTTAAAACATTTTATTGATATATTGAAGCATTATATTGAATTTTCTTTCCACTAACTTATCCAATTAGTAAGATGGGCAAAAAAATTTATATTACTAACACTGAAGAAGATGTTAGAAGTTTATTAGAAGTTGCTAAAGAAGAGGGTGTTTTAGAACAAAATGAATCTTCTATGGCACAAAATGCTTTGGATTTAGATTCAACTAAAGTTTCTCAACATTACATTAAATTAAAAAATGTTGATTATATTAATTGACAATCTTCAATGCAAGAAGCATTGGATAAATTTAAAGAAACAAATTACTCACGTTTACCAATTGAGAAAGATGACAATTTAATTGGAATTTTACTTTTAAAAGACATTTTCTTTTTACAAAAAGGGAATATTATGAACTATATCAAAAATGTTCCTAATGTTTCTGCTAATTCAATTCTTTCATTAGCTTTGGAAAAAATGAGACAAGCAAGAGCACAAATGGCTTTTGTTGTTGAAAACAATAACTCAGATAAAGTAATTGGAATAATTACAATTGAGGACATTATTGAAGAAGTTGTTGGTGAAATATATGATGAATATGATACTGACGAAATGATATATGAAATAAGTCTTGAAAAGTCAAGAGCTCGTGGTAATGTTTTAATGAAAACATTGTGAAAACAACTTGAATTTGAAGAGGAATTTGATTTAACATTATCTGAAGATGAAGAAAAAATGACTCTATCTGAATGAATAGAAAAGCAATTAAATCACTCATTACGTGTTAATTCAAAATTGGAATATCAAGATAAAATCACTTTTAAAGTATTGTCTAAGAAAAATACTAAGAAAAAATATGATGTTATAGAAATTGATTGAGGAAATTAA
- the rpsF gene encoding 30S ribosomal protein S6 produces MSNYEILILTKMEVVEATVQKFLTETLKVKDLKIQKLENNELAYPIKKETHANYFLCNTKADPSLITELTRKLNIKKDFLRYLVINLDLEKGLKPKKIRPNRNWSKNKPHFTPRSNNPISNSNEQVAKTESNTKTIEQKEKPAKKVGKTSTKATKKTDKE; encoded by the coding sequence ATGTCAAATTATGAAATTTTAATCTTAACAAAAATGGAAGTAGTTGAAGCTACTGTCCAAAAGTTTTTAACCGAAACTTTAAAAGTTAAGGATTTAAAAATTCAAAAACTTGAAAACAATGAGTTAGCTTATCCAATCAAAAAAGAAACTCATGCAAATTATTTTTTATGTAACACTAAGGCTGATCCTTCATTAATTACTGAATTAACAAGAAAACTAAACATTAAAAAAGATTTTCTAAGATATTTAGTAATTAATTTAGATTTAGAAAAAGGTTTAAAACCTAAAAAAATTAGACCTAATCGTAACTGAAGCAAAAACAAACCTCATTTTACACCAAGATCAAATAATCCTATTTCAAATTCAAATGAACAAGTTGCTAAAACTGAAAGCAATACAAAGACTATAGAACAAAAAGAAAAACCAGCTAAAAAAGTTGGAAAAACTTCTACTAAAGCTACAAAAAAAACTGACAAAGAATAA
- a CDS encoding single-stranded DNA-binding protein, with product MNKVLLIGRLASKAFEGKTTSNVNYARFTLAVPRQYQTPAGQEPIVDFIPCVAWRYNADFVNKYLDKGSLVQVEGSFQSNRITGKDGLPTNTYSINVERIEALESKAVVESRKKNSQEFNIPEASQIQNNSSQPTEDITPSDSIGDELDW from the coding sequence ATGAATAAAGTACTATTAATTGGACGTTTAGCAAGTAAAGCATTTGAAGGTAAAACCACATCAAATGTTAATTATGCAAGATTTACATTAGCAGTTCCTAGACAATATCAAACACCTGCAGGTCAAGAACCAATTGTTGATTTTATACCTTGTGTTGCTTGAAGATATAATGCTGATTTTGTAAATAAATATTTAGACAAGGGTTCTTTAGTTCAAGTTGAAGGTTCATTTCAATCAAATAGAATAACTGGCAAAGATGGTCTTCCAACCAACACTTATTCTATTAATGTTGAGAGAATTGAAGCTTTAGAATCTAAAGCTGTTGTTGAAAGTAGAAAAAAAAATAGTCAAGAATTCAACATTCCTGAAGCTTCACAAATTCAAAATAATTCATCACAACCTACTGAAGATATAACTCCTTCAGATTCTATTGGTGATGAATTAGATTGATAA
- the dnaB gene encoding replicative DNA helicase — MSANSIKEDAILNNEISFLGLLLREEKAFNEISEIIKPEMFHFPQNRVLYQAICDVQLSSSKFDVSNLISYIEEKKLAPQISILGKTAFEYIEWLIQNGGYYAELDTYAKKIIDQFKTEKILTLLNNNIDIINNKSFDIGDLINEIQLSLINIDVSEVNSAYTTLKEEADEFVSKIINHDENDKTGLKFGFPELDAILLGVNPGDLIIIGARPSVGKTAFALNIANKVSSYEGHNVLFFSLEMTTQQLVQRIISIETIIPITSLRTARLKKDEWGQLQWALQSFGKRNLYFNDKSALTISDISTLAKRFARNKQIDLIIVDYLQLISDSTRSRNDNRQLEVAKICRTLKQLARELKCPIIALSQLSRNVEKREDKIPVMSDLSESGKIEADADVVLFLHRDDYYQKKKMVNEDGSEDKPTTLPTNVVVAKNRNGATGMISLIFEAKTNRFYYAARDINNNKLRRDE, encoded by the coding sequence ATGTCAGCAAATAGTATTAAAGAAGATGCTATTTTAAACAATGAAATTAGCTTCTTAGGGCTTTTATTACGTGAAGAAAAGGCATTTAATGAAATTTCAGAAATTATTAAACCTGAAATGTTTCATTTTCCGCAAAATAGAGTTTTGTACCAAGCTATTTGTGATGTACAACTCTCATCATCTAAATTTGATGTTTCGAATTTAATAAGTTATATTGAAGAAAAAAAACTTGCACCACAAATTTCAATTTTAGGAAAAACTGCTTTTGAATATATTGAATGATTAATTCAAAATGGTGGATATTATGCAGAACTTGATACTTATGCTAAAAAAATAATTGACCAATTTAAAACAGAAAAAATTCTTACACTTCTTAACAATAATATTGACATTATTAATAACAAGTCTTTTGACATTGGAGATCTTATTAATGAAATTCAACTTTCTTTAATAAATATTGATGTATCTGAAGTCAATTCAGCATACACAACCTTAAAAGAAGAAGCAGATGAGTTTGTTTCAAAAATAATCAATCACGATGAGAATGACAAAACTGGTCTTAAATTTGGATTTCCTGAACTTGATGCTATCTTATTGGGTGTAAATCCTGGTGATTTAATTATCATTGGAGCTAGACCTTCAGTTGGAAAAACTGCTTTTGCTTTGAACATAGCAAACAAAGTAAGTAGTTACGAAGGACATAATGTTTTATTTTTTTCATTGGAAATGACAACTCAACAACTTGTTCAAAGAATAATTTCTATTGAAACAATTATTCCGATCACTTCCCTAAGAACTGCAAGACTTAAAAAGGACGAATGAGGTCAATTGCAATGAGCTTTACAATCATTCGGAAAAAGAAATTTATATTTTAACGATAAATCAGCATTAACTATTTCAGACATTTCAACATTAGCAAAACGTTTTGCACGGAATAAACAAATAGATTTAATTATTGTTGATTATTTACAGTTAATTAGTGATAGTACAAGATCAAGGAATGATAATAGACAACTAGAAGTTGCAAAAATTTGTCGTACATTAAAACAACTTGCTCGTGAATTAAAATGTCCAATCATTGCATTAAGTCAATTAAGTAGAAATGTTGAAAAAAGAGAAGATAAAATTCCTGTTATGAGTGATTTAAGTGAATCGGGAAAAATTGAAGCAGATGCTGATGTTGTTTTATTTTTGCATAGAGATGATTATTATCAAAAAAAGAAAATGGTTAATGAAGACGGAAGCGAAGATAAACCAACTACATTACCTACAAATGTTGTAGTTGCAAAAAATAGAAATGGTGCTACTGGTATGATAAGTTTAATTTTTGAAGCTAAAACCAACAGGTTTTATTATGCCGCAAGAGATATAAACAACAATAAATTAAGGAGAGATGAATAG
- the def gene encoding peptide deformylase, translating into MFKFEDIHLIELPDERLREKSQDLKLPLSEEDKNLIEKMIFHVNDSQEPETKFRPAVGVAAVQYGILKNVFYILIKDDNDKVIFSDALINPKMIGHSEVKLSLKEGEGCLSVNENYPKQEGYVFRYNRVIIKAYSYFEKKEKRYDLSGYSAIVAQHEYDHLQGKLFIDHINLKHPWDLPGDVEILE; encoded by the coding sequence ATGTTTAAATTTGAAGATATACATTTAATAGAATTACCTGATGAAAGACTTAGAGAAAAGTCACAAGACCTTAAATTACCACTTTCTGAAGAAGATAAAAACTTGATTGAGAAAATGATTTTCCATGTAAATGATAGTCAAGAACCTGAAACAAAATTTAGACCAGCAGTTGGTGTTGCAGCAGTCCAATATGGAATATTAAAAAATGTGTTTTATATTCTTATCAAAGATGATAATGACAAAGTTATTTTTTCAGATGCATTAATTAATCCTAAAATGATAGGACATTCTGAAGTTAAATTATCTTTAAAAGAAGGTGAAGGGTGTTTAAGTGTTAATGAAAATTATCCAAAACAAGAAGGATATGTTTTTCGTTACAACCGTGTCATCATCAAAGCTTATTCATATTTTGAAAAGAAAGAAAAAAGATATGATCTTTCAGGTTATTCTGCAATTGTAGCACAACATGAATATGATCATTTACAAGGCAAATTATTTATTGACCACATCAACTTAAAACATCCTTGAGATTTGCCAGGAGATGTAGAGATATTAGAATAG
- a CDS encoding L-threonylcarbamoyladenylate synthase, with protein sequence MKNSKFDNLIISTTDTVLGLGGRVSEDTKKLIFEIKKRDPNKKLIILVASIEQARKFSEWNQKAEELAKKYWPGATTIVVNNQGFRMPNQLKLLEYLEYNGPIYMTSCNISNEPVCDSIEKAKKIFPEIKNVYNFGKMSQKPSKIIRAEDNKILREG encoded by the coding sequence ATGAAAAATAGTAAATTTGATAATCTAATAATTTCAACCACTGACACGGTGCTTGGACTTGGTGGAAGAGTGTCAGAAGATACAAAAAAATTAATTTTTGAAATTAAAAAGAGAGATCCTAATAAAAAATTGATTATTCTTGTTGCATCAATTGAACAAGCTAGAAAATTTAGCGAATGAAATCAAAAAGCGGAAGAATTAGCAAAAAAATATTGACCTGGTGCAACGACAATCGTAGTTAACAATCAAGGTTTTAGAATGCCAAATCAATTAAAATTATTAGAATATTTAGAGTATAACGGGCCAATTTATATGACAAGTTGTAACATTTCAAATGAGCCTGTTTGTGATAGTATTGAAAAAGCTAAAAAGATATTCCCAGAAATTAAAAATGTATATAACTTTGGAAAAATGTCTCAAAAACCTAGCAAAATAATAAGAGCTGAGGATAATAAAATTTTAAGAGAAGGATAA
- a CDS encoding DHH family phosphoesterase, translated as MKKNRTSIYLAIQLLLLYLLPTLIFSIAIFTFKNVIYQGLLISSYIIWLVAISIIAMINIKKYMQNNLLANNGVNYFIEKELFKSQIGVIVFLDKGTIVWTSNFIETRFSKNIIGKNIKELLNLDKWDNENLSLEVEIKGFKYEVHIILEKNLAIFKDVTIRDNIISDYTNQRVVFGEINIDNINLFQASMSEDELFKVYSIVINMLEDLTKKYDLIYRQYENGRYFIITNQETLDKLESEHFRVFESLGDGKTVNDNLITVSAGFAYGIYKLDTLSLLAKEALLQSQTRGGNQTTVMSRDAKSRHYGSTSEIKINISRTNVKLISQGLVTKLMSHDITRVIIYGHKNADLDAIGSAYGLYVLSKEYNKEAYIQNLTYDETTTRKVNNTFTSELRNNIFISARKATKLNDDNTLVILTDVADENRIENKNAFKNIKKNNIFVIDHHRILRNPTFLSSNNLYIDSSASSASEIVTEIIALTNNKNKINKTAAQFLLDGIYLDTSMFQKHTSSKTFYACSLLEEWGADAQKSTISLKMSEEIYDKVAQLKSNMQEIKPGYFLSYADIEASNDIIAIAAEEILRVEGRKAAFVVGKLEGTNRYKLSARGLDTNVQVIAEAVNGGGHFGAAAAESSEPLEVFVDNIKQAIVSVKNESNNN; from the coding sequence ATGAAAAAAAATAGAACATCTATATATCTTGCTATTCAATTATTGTTGTTATATTTGCTACCAACACTAATTTTTAGCATTGCAATTTTTACATTTAAAAACGTTATTTATCAAGGGCTTTTAATTTCTTCATACATAATTTGGCTTGTTGCGATTTCAATTATTGCTATGATAAATATTAAAAAATATATGCAAAATAATTTACTTGCGAACAATGGCGTGAATTATTTTATTGAAAAAGAATTATTCAAAAGTCAAATCGGTGTCATTGTGTTTTTAGATAAAGGAACAATTGTTTGAACATCAAATTTTATTGAAACTCGTTTTTCAAAAAACATTATTGGTAAGAATATTAAAGAATTATTAAATTTAGACAAATGAGATAATGAAAACTTATCTTTAGAAGTTGAAATCAAAGGGTTTAAATATGAAGTACATATTATTTTAGAAAAGAACCTTGCAATTTTTAAAGATGTCACAATTAGAGACAACATTATTAGTGACTATACTAACCAAAGAGTTGTGTTTGGTGAAATTAATATTGATAACATCAATTTATTCCAAGCATCGATGTCTGAAGATGAACTTTTTAAAGTTTATTCGATTGTAATAAACATGTTAGAAGATTTAACTAAAAAATATGACTTAATTTATAGACAATATGAAAATGGACGTTATTTTATAATAACTAATCAAGAAACTTTGGATAAATTAGAATCAGAACATTTTAGAGTTTTTGAATCATTAGGTGATGGGAAAACTGTTAATGATAATTTAATAACAGTATCTGCCGGATTTGCTTATGGTATTTATAAACTTGACACTTTAAGTTTATTAGCAAAAGAAGCGTTGTTACAATCTCAAACTCGTGGTGGTAATCAAACAACCGTTATGTCACGTGATGCAAAATCTAGACATTATGGTTCAACTTCTGAAATTAAAATTAATATTTCAAGGACTAATGTCAAATTAATTTCACAAGGATTAGTTACTAAACTTATGTCACATGACATTACAAGAGTAATTATTTATGGACATAAAAATGCTGACTTAGATGCAATAGGTTCTGCATATGGACTTTATGTTTTATCTAAAGAATATAACAAAGAAGCTTATATTCAAAATCTGACTTATGATGAAACTACTACACGTAAGGTCAATAATACTTTCACAAGTGAATTAAGAAACAACATTTTTATTTCTGCACGTAAAGCAACAAAATTGAATGATGATAACACCCTAGTTATTTTGACTGACGTTGCTGATGAAAATAGAATTGAAAACAAAAATGCATTTAAAAATATTAAGAAGAACAACATTTTTGTTATTGACCATCATAGGATTTTAAGAAATCCTACATTTTTAAGTAGCAATAATTTATATATTGACTCTTCAGCATCTTCAGCATCTGAAATAGTTACTGAGATTATTGCCTTAACAAACAATAAAAATAAAATAAATAAAACTGCAGCACAATTTTTATTAGATGGTATTTATTTGGATACTAGTATGTTTCAAAAGCATACTTCTTCGAAAACATTTTATGCTTGCTCATTGCTAGAAGAATGAGGGGCAGATGCTCAAAAATCAACAATTAGTTTAAAAATGAGTGAAGAAATTTATGACAAAGTTGCTCAGCTTAAAAGCAATATGCAAGAAATTAAACCCGGTTATTTTCTATCTTATGCTGATATTGAGGCATCAAATGATATTATTGCAATTGCTGCTGAAGAAATTTTAAGAGTGGAAGGTAGAAAAGCTGCTTTTGTTGTTGGTAAATTAGAAGGTACAAATAGATATAAACTATCTGCAAGAGGTTTAGACACTAATGTTCAAGTAATTGCAGAAGCAGTTAATGGTGGTGGACATTTTGGAGCCGCGGCCGCAGAAAGTTCGGAACCATTAGAAGTTTTTGTTGACAATATTAAACAAGCAATCGTGAGTGTGAAAAATGAAAGTAATAATAATTAA
- the rplI gene encoding 50S ribosomal protein L9 encodes MKVIIIKNFKEYKVNEIIEVSDGYAKNFLIKNGYAQPINKQTLANLDRVKENIKKDYEEQVKLANDKKQEIEKITLNFTLKANGNIVHGSITTTAIEKELLKHNIKLPKNSIEVVTLNTFGQHYVTIKLHDAVKAMLKIIITENK; translated from the coding sequence ATGAAAGTAATAATAATTAAGAATTTTAAAGAATATAAAGTTAATGAAATAATTGAAGTTTCAGATGGTTATGCTAAAAACTTTTTGATAAAAAATGGTTATGCACAGCCTATTAATAAGCAAACTTTGGCAAATTTAGATCGTGTCAAAGAAAATATAAAAAAAGATTACGAAGAACAAGTAAAACTTGCTAATGACAAAAAACAAGAAATTGAAAAAATAACCTTGAATTTTACTTTAAAAGCAAATGGAAATATAGTGCATGGTTCAATTACAACTACTGCAATTGAAAAGGAATTATTAAAACACAATATTAAATTACCAAAAAACTCAATTGAGGTTGTAACATTAAACACATTTGGTCAACACTATGTCACAATAAAATTGCATGATGCTGTAAAAGCAATGCTAAAGATAATAATTACAGAAAATAAATAA
- a CDS encoding YitT family protein: MQENKDIKKQKRKQKNLELTATLNPNKVNLLNIWKKYPKKVLWMFVSAFLYNIAIAVFLKKAATIASGTSSFAQIITFLAPTTEHFYGIFYVLVNLPLMFIFWRKNPRMFMVLTYYWMLFQILVQLIFINYNNNSPIVKFIDNYLTIYKPYGNNSYWDPFGREDRMFGPVWNKETWPILVYASLGGICEGFASVIAWRQRGSIGGTSVISNYIAYKTKKPVGNVFLIVAICFSSFSTIIIGSLEAAGMVAKHPWRGEQFIMRIMGTVIYLILFTVIVNKFYPKYKKVKVEIYTSKVDWVCEHFKKIGYIHSYNIFYGISGYFHNEFAKIETIALYLEKDWLFEEVKKVDSKAWICTSNIHDLNGEFDTSSVD, translated from the coding sequence ATGCAAGAAAACAAAGACATTAAAAAACAAAAAAGAAAACAAAAAAATCTAGAGCTTACTGCAACATTAAATCCAAATAAAGTTAATCTACTTAATATATGAAAAAAATATCCTAAAAAAGTTTTATGGATGTTTGTTAGTGCGTTTTTATACAATATTGCCATTGCAGTATTTTTAAAAAAAGCAGCTACTATCGCATCCGGCACCTCATCATTCGCTCAAATTATTACATTTTTAGCACCAACCACTGAACATTTCTATGGGATATTTTATGTTTTGGTTAATTTACCATTAATGTTTATTTTTTGACGAAAAAATCCGCGAATGTTTATGGTCTTAACGTATTATTGAATGTTATTCCAGATACTAGTTCAATTGATTTTTATTAATTACAATAACAATAGTCCAATTGTTAAGTTTATTGATAATTATTTAACCATTTATAAACCTTATGGTAACAATTCATATTGAGACCCATTTGGTAGAGAAGATCGTATGTTTGGCCCTGTTTGAAATAAAGAAACATGACCCATATTGGTATATGCCTCACTTGGGGGTATTTGTGAAGGATTTGCCTCAGTTATTGCATGAAGACAAAGAGGATCAATAGGAGGTACATCTGTTATCTCAAACTATATTGCTTACAAAACTAAAAAACCTGTTGGGAATGTTTTTTTAATTGTCGCTATATGTTTTTCATCATTCTCAACAATAATTATTGGTTCTTTAGAAGCGGCAGGAATGGTTGCAAAACACCCTTGACGTGGTGAACAATTCATTATGAGAATTATGGGAACAGTAATTTATTTAATTTTATTTACTGTGATTGTTAATAAATTCTATCCAAAATACAAAAAAGTTAAGGTTGAAATTTATACTTCAAAAGTTGATTGAGTTTGTGAACACTTTAAGAAAATTGGATATATTCACTCATATAATATTTTTTATGGAATTAGTGGATATTTCCATAATGAATTTGCAAAAATTGAAACAATTGCCTTATATTTAGAAAAAGATTGACTTTTTGAAGAGGTCAAAAAAGTTGATTCTAAAGCCTGAATTTGTACATCAAATATTCATGATTTAAATGGTGAATTTGACACCTCATCAGTCGATTAA
- a CDS encoding RpiB/LacA/LacB family sugar-phosphate isomerase, translating to MKKTVYLTSDHAGYDTKIEIAKILENEGYKVVIEGATNAETKTSYAEIGIQFAKQYIADKEKNKHLYVALCGSGIGISIALNRFKTIICARVTSEEEARLAKLHNNANILCFGGRLINAKDAVKMFHIWETTEYEGGRHDSRIETLNTVGEN from the coding sequence ATGAAAAAGACTGTTTATTTAACAAGTGATCATGCTGGTTATGATACAAAAATTGAAATTGCAAAAATATTAGAAAATGAAGGTTATAAAGTTGTGATCGAAGGAGCAACCAATGCAGAAACTAAGACTTCATATGCCGAAATAGGAATTCAATTTGCAAAACAATATATAGCAGATAAAGAGAAAAATAAACATTTATATGTCGCATTATGTGGTTCAGGTATTGGAATTAGCATTGCATTAAATCGTTTCAAAACAATTATATGTGCAAGAGTAACTAGCGAAGAAGAAGCAAGGCTTGCAAAGTTACATAACAATGCAAATATTTTGTGTTTTGGTGGAAGATTAATTAATGCTAAAGATGCAGTAAAAATGTTTCATATTTGAGAAACTACTGAATATGAAGGTGGCAGACACGATTCGCGTATTGAAACATTAAATACAGTCGGTGAAAATTAA
- a CDS encoding YitT family protein, producing MQEDFQKQDEKQQEDVVSKKKFKQPKVAFDLNPFKVNFFNVWKKFPKKVAFIFLSALLYNIGVATFLAKAATVASGVSALAQGLTYTVSQTAPYFAYIYLALNLPFMIAFWKKNPRIFMILTMYWLLFQVLIQSLLLIKPVGDMFDNISIYYVNWTKGATYKLIPWNVYGVYKNFTPTPSGFSNPTWPIIIYSLIGAVCAGAAAGIAWKNSGSTAGSDIIVYYVSRVKKQSIGFISTIVALIFAAVSIVLIGLLEFFGVNEKKSWNPGAFLVRTISTVLYIFVYNGFLEVIYPKYRKIKITIYTKKAELIIAHLKAINYWHGYNYSTVTSGYNNQGTVKIETLALYLEQNHIKNEILKIDHDAWITISTISRIIGKFDTSKVD from the coding sequence ATGCAAGAAGACTTTCAAAAACAAGATGAAAAACAACAAGAAGATGTTGTTTCAAAGAAAAAATTTAAACAACCAAAAGTTGCCTTTGATTTAAATCCTTTTAAGGTTAATTTTTTTAATGTTTGAAAGAAATTTCCAAAAAAAGTTGCTTTTATCTTTCTATCTGCACTTTTATATAACATTGGGGTTGCAACTTTTTTAGCAAAAGCAGCAACTGTTGCTTCAGGTGTTTCTGCTTTGGCACAAGGATTAACATATACTGTTAGTCAAACTGCACCTTATTTTGCATATATTTATTTAGCATTAAATTTACCTTTTATGATTGCATTTTGAAAGAAAAATCCACGGATTTTTATGATTCTGACAATGTATTGATTATTGTTTCAAGTTTTAATACAAAGTCTTTTATTAATTAAACCCGTTGGGGATATGTTTGATAATATTTCAATTTATTATGTAAATTGAACAAAAGGTGCAACTTATAAGTTAATTCCATGAAATGTTTATGGTGTGTATAAAAACTTTACTCCTACTCCTTCAGGTTTTTCAAATCCTACGTGACCTATAATAATTTATTCATTAATTGGTGCTGTTTGTGCTGGTGCTGCTGCTGGAATTGCATGAAAAAATTCAGGTTCTACTGCTGGAAGCGACATTATTGTTTATTATGTATCACGTGTTAAAAAGCAAAGTATTGGATTTATTTCCACAATTGTTGCCTTAATATTTGCTGCAGTTTCAATTGTTTTAATTGGCCTTTTAGAATTCTTTGGTGTAAATGAAAAAAAATCATGAAATCCTGGAGCTTTCTTAGTAAGAACTATTTCTACAGTTTTATATATCTTTGTTTACAATGGTTTTCTTGAAGTTATTTATCCAAAATATCGCAAGATTAAAATTACAATTTATACCAAAAAAGCTGAACTTATTATTGCTCATTTAAAAGCTATTAATTATTGACATGGATATAATTATTCAACTGTTACAAGTGGATACAACAATCAAGGAACAGTAAAAATTGAAACTCTTGCATTGTATCTAGAACAAAATCATATTAAAAACGAAATTTTGAAAATTGACCATGATGCTTGAATTACTATTTCAACAATTTCTCGCATTATTGGAAAGTTTGATACTTCGAAAGTTGATTAA
- the mutM gene encoding DNA-formamidopyrimidine glycosylase → MPELPEVKVVVSKLNEYVTNKTIKDIIIYKEKLFKEFDPSFFIRNLIGKTIKSITQRGKLIIFNLSDNTYLYSHLRMEGKYSIVNDGKISIRNLVVRFIFIDNTELDYHDSRLFGTFHIRCDLTKSLPQPYVNIALEPKDVDPKDVFNKFQKSKTAIKTKLLDQSIMSGIGNIYADEILFKTKINPLMPSNKLSLEQVKLILNAAIEILDKSYKNGGTTIHSFKSLNNVIGSYQDYLMIHNDKIKYCKICKTPIKKIFVNKRGTYFCPTCQKESK, encoded by the coding sequence ATGCCTGAATTACCTGAAGTCAAAGTTGTTGTTAGCAAACTTAATGAGTATGTTACTAACAAAACTATAAAAGATATCATCATTTATAAAGAAAAATTGTTTAAGGAATTCGATCCTTCTTTTTTTATTCGAAATTTAATTGGAAAAACTATTAAATCAATTACACAAAGAGGAAAATTAATCATTTTTAATTTATCAGATAATACCTATTTATATTCACATTTAAGAATGGAAGGTAAGTATAGTATTGTTAATGATGGTAAGATTAGCATAAGAAATTTAGTAGTCAGATTCATTTTTATTGATAATACTGAATTAGATTATCATGATAGTAGACTTTTTGGAACATTTCATATTAGATGTGATTTAACTAAAAGCTTACCTCAGCCTTATGTAAATATTGCTTTAGAACCTAAAGATGTTGACCCAAAAGATGTTTTTAACAAATTTCAAAAATCAAAAACCGCTATTAAAACTAAATTATTAGATCAAAGTATTATGTCTGGAATTGGAAATATTTATGCAGATGAAATACTTTTTAAAACAAAAATTAATCCTTTAATGCCATCAAACAAGCTTAGCTTAGAACAAGTTAAGTTAATATTAAATGCAGCTATTGAAATACTTGACAAGTCATATAAAAATGGAGGGACAACCATCCATAGTTTTAAAAGTTTGAATAATGTGATAGGGAGCTATCAAGATTATCTAATGATACATAATGACAAAATCAAGTACTGCAAAATTTGCAAAACACCTATTAAGAAAATTTTTGTAAATAAAAGAGGGACATATTTTTGTCCAACATGTCAAAAAGAGAGCAAATAA